TCTTCAGGAGTCACGGCGATGTCCGTCACCAAGATCGACGAGATCATGAATCACCCCAGCCACGTCCAAACGCTGCGCCGGGCGGTGGAGGCTGTCGCCGACGGCGTCGACCCACTGGTCAACCTCTACCGGCCCTATGTGGACGGCCTCGAGAACCTGCCCCGCGACGGCCGATTTCTGTTGGTCGGCAACCACACCCAGTTCGGCGCGGAGACCCTGCTGATCCCGTATGTGGTGCGTCGCGAGATCGGGATGCGGGTGCGGCCGCTGACCGACCGGCGATTCGGTGACCTGCCCCGGCCCGTCTCCGATCTCATGGCAGCCTGCGGAGCCGTCGTCGGATCGCCCGAGGGGGCCGGCGAGCTGATGGCCCACGACGAGCCCGTGATGGTGTTTCCCGGCGGTGGCCGCGAGATCGGCAAGTTCAAGGGCGAGCAGTACAAACTGCGGTGGCAGGGCCGATCCGGATTCGCGCGCGTCGCCATCGAACACGGCTATCCCATCGTCCCGGCCGCACTCGTCGGCGGCGACGACGTGTACGTGGGCGTGACGACCCGCGACCACTGGCTGGGCCGGCTCAGCCAGACGATCGGCGAGAAGCTGACCGGACAGCGCGACATGGCCGTACCGCTGATCCGGGGTGTCGGCCCCACGCTGATACCGCGTCCCCAACGCATGTATCTGCGCTTCGCCGAACCGATCGGCACCACGAAGCCGGCCCGCACCGCGGACACCACCTGGGTCGACACCGTCAAGCGACGCACCCAGGAAGCTCTCGAACAGAGCCTCGCCGAACTGCTGGAGCTGCGCCGCGACGACCCGTACCGCGAGCTGAACCCGCTGGCCTGGCGCACCGCGATCCGGCACGGATAACGGCGATCCTCCGGGCCCTGAGAGCGATTCGCCGCATACTGCAGTAATGGAACTGCTGACCGGCTTCGGCCTGGCCACCGCGGCGGGGCTGAACGCCTACATCCCGTTGCTGGCCCTGGGTCTGCTGTCCCGGTTCACCGCGCTCGTGTCGTTGCCGCCGGGGTGGGCTTGGCTGGAGAACGGCTGGGTGATGGCGATCGTCGCGGTGCTGCTGATCGTCGAGGTCGTCGCCGACAAGGTGCCCGCGCTCGATTCCGTCAACGACGCCATCCAGACGTTCGTGCGCCCGACCGCGGGCGGCATCGTCTTCGGGTCGGGCACCGCGTCCCAGACCGCCGCCGTCGCCGACCCGGGCGCGTTCGCCCAGTCCGGCCAATGGATTCCGGTCGCGATCGGTGCCGTCACGGCCCTGGTGGTGTCGTTGACCAAGTCGACGGTGCGTCCTGCGGCCAACGTCGCCACGGCCGGCGTCGCCGCCCCGGTGCTGTCCACGGTCGAGGACGTCACCAGCGTGGGGCTGGTGTTCGTGGCGATCCTGTTGCCGATCCTGGTGCTCGTCGTGTTGCTGGCCCTGGTCTGGGGCGCGTTCCGGCTGTGGCGGTGGCGCAAACGACGGGCCGACTCGAAGGCCGTGCCGCAGCGTGCCGCGGTAGACCCCTGGGAGTGACGCCGGGACGGCGGGTCAGATCCAGACGCCCTTGCCGACGGCCACCACCCCGCCCGCGCTGATCGCGAACCGCTCACGGTCCTTGTCGAGGTCCACGCCCACCATCTCGCCCGGACCCACCACCACGTTCTTGTCGAGGATCGCGTGGCGCACCACGGCGCCGCGGCCGATGCGGACACCCGGCATCAGCACGCTGCCCTCCACGATGGCGCCGTCGTCGATCACCACGTTGGACGACAACACCGAATTGCGTACCGAGGCCGCCGAAATGATGCTGCCGGCGCCCACCACCGACTCCTGCGCCGAACCGCCGTTGACGAATTTGGCCGGGGCCAGGTTCTCGGACTCACCGCGGATCGGCCAGCGCTTGTTGTACAGGTTGAACACCGGGTGGACCGAGACCAGGTCCATGTGCGCGTCGTAGAACGCGTCGAGGGTTCCGACGTCACGCCAGTACCCGTGGTCGCGTTCGGTGGCCCCGGGGACCTCGTTGTTGTTGAAGTCGTAGACCGACGCCATCCCGTCGGACACCAACCGCGGAATGATGTCGCCGCCCATGTCGTGGTCGGAGTGGTCGTCGTCGGCGTCGGCGCGGATCGCGTCGATCAGCACCTTGGTGGTGAAGATGTAGTTGCCCATCGACACGAACGTCTGCTCGGGATCGTCGGGTGTCCCCGGCGGGTCCGCCGGTTTCTCGACGAACTCGCGGATGCGCCCGGAGTCGTCGGCATCGATGCACCCGAACGCGCTGGCCTCCGCACGCGGCACCCGGATACCCGCCACGGTGGCGCCGGCGCCGCTGTCGATGTGGAACCGCAGCATCTGCTCGGGATCCATGCGGTACACGTGGTCCGCGCCGAAGATGATGATGTAGTCCGGATCCTCGTCGTAGATCAGGTTCAGCGACTGATAGATCGCGTCCGCCGAACCGGTGTACCAGCGTGGCCCGAGCCGCTGCTGGGCCGGCACCGGGGTGATGTACTCACCGGCCAGGCCGGACAGCCGCCAGTTCTGGCTGATGTGACGGTCCAGGGAATGCGACTTGTATTGCGTCAGAACGCAGATGCGTAGGTACCGGGCATTCACCAGATTCGACAACACGAAGTCGATCAACCGGTAGGCGCCGCCGAAGGGAACTGCCGGCTTGGCCCGATCCGCCGTCAACGGGTACAGCCGTTTGCCCTCTCCCCCGGCCAGAACGATGCCCAGCACATGTGGCAACTCCCTCATGGCTCCAAACCTATCCGCCAACCAGCAGCGCGGCCAGCCAATGGCAACACAAGTGTCCGGGCGTGTGGCTGTACCCACCACGACCTACTACCGTCTCGGATATGCGGGTGGCCATGATGACTCGGGAATATCCACCCGAGGTGTACGGCGGTGCCGGTGTGCATGTCACCGAACTCGTCGCGCAACTGCGCGAGCTGTGCGAAGTGGACGTCCACTGCATGGGCGCCCCGCGCGACGGCGCCTTCGTCGCACAGCCCGATCCGGCCCTGCGGGGCGCCAACGCGGCGCTGTCGACGTTGTCCGCCGACCTCAACATGGTCAACTCCGCCGAGCAGGCCACGGTGGTGCACTCGCACACCTGGTACGCCGGGATGGCCGGGCACCTCACCGCGCTGCTGTACGGCATCCCGCACGTGCTGACCGCGCATTCGCTGGAACCGCTGCGGCCCTGGAAGGCCGAGCAGCTCGGCGGGGGCTACCGGGTGTCGTCCTGGGTGGAGCGCACCGCGATCGAGGCCGCCGACGCGGTGATCGCGGTGAGCTCGGGGATGCGCGACGACGTGCTGCGCACCTATCCGGCGCTCGACCCCAACCGGGTGCACGTGGTGCGCAACGGCATCGACACCGACGTTTGGTACCCGACACCGCCACCGCCGGCCGACGGCGATTCGGTGCTCGCCGAGCTCGGGGTCGATCTGAGCCGCCCGATCGTGGCCTTCGTCGGACGGATCACGCGGCAGAAGGGGGTGGCACACCTGGTGGCCGCGGCCCACCGGTTCAGCCCCGAGGTGCAACTGGTGTTGTGCGCCGGCGCGCCGGACACCCCCGAGATCGCCGCCGAGGTGTCCGCGGCGGTGGCCGAGCTGGCCCGGGCCCGCACCGGCGTGTTCTGGGTGCGCGAAATGCTGCCGATCAACAAGATCCGCGAAATACTCTCCGCCGCAACAGTTTTCGTGTGCCCGTCAGTCTACGAACCGTTGGGAATCGTGAACCTGGAAGCGATGGCGTGCTCAACGGCCGTGGTCGCCTCCGACGTCGGCGGTATCCCCGAGGTCGTCGCCGACCGGCAGACCGGGCTGCTGGTGCACTACGACGCCAACGACCCACGCTTCTTCGAGCTGCGCCTGGCCGACGCGGTCAACTCACTCGTGGCCGAGCCCGAGACCGCCCGCGCGTACGGCGAGGCCGGGCGCCGACGCTGCATTGCGGAGTTCTCCTGGGCACACATCGCCGAACAGACCCTGGAGATATACCGCAAGGTGTCCACCTGAGCGGACACCTTGCGAGTCGATCAGCTCGTGACGGCCCTGAGCTCGTCGCCGAGAGCAGCAGCCTCATCGGGCGTCAGCTCGACAACCAGGCGACCACCGCCTTCCAGCGGTACTCGCATCACGATTCCTCGCCCCTCTTTGGTTGCTTCCAATGGACCGTCACCGGTCCGGGGCTTCATCGCCGCCATCGAGTGCTCCCTCCAACTGAGCCAACCCGCTTCAGCGGGCCAGGTTGGGGCCGAAGCCGTCCACTCGTTGACGGCACCCGGCGCTGAACTGCAACTGAACTTCCCCTATTGTTCCTTATCCGCGGTGGTGGTTGTGCAAAGACCCATCGGATAACGACCGGAGTCACATTTGGGTGGCCACCGGCACCCAGCAGGACACGACGTGATCGTCGACCATCCCGGTGGCCTGCATCAGCGCATATGCCGTGGTAGGACCCACGAATTTGAATCCACGCCGCTTGAGCTCCTTGGCCATCGCCGTCGACTCCGGCGTAACCGCAGGTACCTGATCCAGGTCAGCGGGCCGCGGACGAGCCTTCGGGGCGAACGACCACAACAACTCGCCGAGGTCGACATCGAGATCGGCCACCGCCCGGGCGTTGGAGATGGTGGCGAGGATCTTGGCCCGGTTGCGCACGATGCCGGCGTCGGCCATCAACCGCTCGACGTCGGCGTCGGTATACCGCGCGACCGCGGCCGCATCGAATCCGTCGAACGCAGCCCGGAAGTTCTCCCGTTTCCGCAGGATGGTCAGCCAGCTCAACCCGCTCTGGAAGGCCTCGAGGCTGATCCGCTCGAACAGCGCGCCAGAATCCCGCAGCGGCCGGCCCCACTCGGTGTCGTGATAGTCGCGGTAGATGGTGTCGCCCGGGCCGTCGACCGCCCAGCCACAGCGGATGCGGCCGTCCTCGGCGGTGCCGCTCATGACTCCTCCGAGGTGCGGAGCTCCCCGGCGGTGGCCGACACCTCCTCGTCGTCCTCGTCGAGGTCATCCGCGATGTCGTCGTCGGGCACGCCGTAGGCCGCGCGCACGGCGGCCAGCTCGCCCCGCACCGAGTCGAGTTCACGGCCAAGACGATCCAGCACCCAGTCCACCTCGCTGGTCTTGTATCCCCGCATGACCTGGGCGAACTTGAGGGCATCCACGTCAGCACCGGTGACGCCCGAGGCGGGCAGCACCGTCGCAGTGGTGCCCCGCGGCAGCGGCGGCAAGGTCTCGCCCCGGCCGAAGATGACGCTGCCCAGGCCGAACAGCACCGTGGCCACCAGAACCAGCACCACGAGGTACAGCAGTATCAGTGTCACGCCCTCGATACTGCCTCACCCGGCTGACACCTGGCGCGACCTGGCCCGCCGGTGGTTACGTGGGTGACAGACCGACAGTTCCCAGGAAAGGTGGATCCCGATGCTTGGCAACAGCACGCCGGCAACAGCAATCCTGCGTACGGCCGGAGCCGCGACTGTGATGGCAGCAGTCGTCGCCTGCGGCGGAGGCGAATCCCCTACGGCGTCCAGCCCGGAACCACAGGACGGGACCACCACCGCGGCGCCGGCCGCTCCCGCACCCACGTCGGTGCAGCCGTCGGCCGGCGACAACTCCGCGCTGCTCGCGGCCGCTGACACCGCCCGCGGCGCCGTACCGGACAGCACCGTCTACGCGATCGACAGCGAGCGCAACGGCACGCAATGGGAGGTCCAGGTCATCACCGCCGACGGCGTCAAGCACGAAGCCGAGATCTCGGCGGATGGCGCCACGATCCTGAACGGCCCGATCGCCAAACCGGACGATCCCGAGGATGTCGCCGAGCACCGCAACCACCTCCAGGCAGCCAAGCTCGACTTCCGCGCGGCGGTCGACGCGGTCACCAAGGCCGTCGACGGCCGGATCACCGAACTCGGCCTCGACGACCGCGACGGCGGCACCGTGGTGTGGGAAGCCGACGTGATCGACTCGTCGAACGCGCTTCACGACGTCAGCATCGACGCGGCCACGGGCGCCGTCGTCGCCAAGAACTAGATCGAACGGCCGCCGCTCAGCGCGGCCGCAACGTCATCATGGGCGGCCGGTCGGCCAGCGACACCGACGACACCCGCGGGGAGAAGTCGTCCCCGTCGGCGAAGAACTGCGTCAGCCCCACCCCGGAATCGGCGATCCCGCAGCGCGACAACAGGGTGGCGATGACCTGGCGGCTCATCGAGGCCAGCTCGGTCAACGGCCGGTTGCGGTGCGCCCGCACCCCCAGGTTCACCTGGGCGATGGCATCCAGACCCAACCGGTCGTAGGTGTCGACCAGCAGGCCGATCTCCACGCCGTAGCCGGGCGCGAACGGCACCGAGGTGAGCAACTCACGGGTGCCCGCGTACTCGCCGCCCAGCGGCTGCAACACGCAGTTCAGCTCGGGCCGCAGCGAGGCCAGCAGTGGGCGTGCCACCAGCTCGGTGACGCGCCCGCCGCCGTTGGCGTCCTCGGCACCGCTGACCTTGAGCGGGCGCCGGT
The genomic region above belongs to Mycolicibacterium sp. HK-90 and contains:
- a CDS encoding lysophospholipid acyltransferase family protein, with amino-acid sequence MSVTKIDEIMNHPSHVQTLRRAVEAVADGVDPLVNLYRPYVDGLENLPRDGRFLLVGNHTQFGAETLLIPYVVRREIGMRVRPLTDRRFGDLPRPVSDLMAACGAVVGSPEGAGELMAHDEPVMVFPGGGREIGKFKGEQYKLRWQGRSGFARVAIEHGYPIVPAALVGGDDVYVGVTTRDHWLGRLSQTIGEKLTGQRDMAVPLIRGVGPTLIPRPQRMYLRFAEPIGTTKPARTADTTWVDTVKRRTQEALEQSLAELLELRRDDPYRELNPLAWRTAIRHG
- a CDS encoding DUF4126 domain-containing protein; amino-acid sequence: MELLTGFGLATAAGLNAYIPLLALGLLSRFTALVSLPPGWAWLENGWVMAIVAVLLIVEVVADKVPALDSVNDAIQTFVRPTAGGIVFGSGTASQTAAVADPGAFAQSGQWIPVAIGAVTALVVSLTKSTVRPAANVATAGVAAPVLSTVEDVTSVGLVFVAILLPILVLVVLLALVWGAFRLWRWRKRRADSKAVPQRAAVDPWE
- the glgC gene encoding glucose-1-phosphate adenylyltransferase, whose protein sequence is MRELPHVLGIVLAGGEGKRLYPLTADRAKPAVPFGGAYRLIDFVLSNLVNARYLRICVLTQYKSHSLDRHISQNWRLSGLAGEYITPVPAQQRLGPRWYTGSADAIYQSLNLIYDEDPDYIIIFGADHVYRMDPEQMLRFHIDSGAGATVAGIRVPRAEASAFGCIDADDSGRIREFVEKPADPPGTPDDPEQTFVSMGNYIFTTKVLIDAIRADADDDHSDHDMGGDIIPRLVSDGMASVYDFNNNEVPGATERDHGYWRDVGTLDAFYDAHMDLVSVHPVFNLYNKRWPIRGESENLAPAKFVNGGSAQESVVGAGSIISAASVRNSVLSSNVVIDDGAIVEGSVLMPGVRIGRGAVVRHAILDKNVVVGPGEMVGVDLDKDRERFAISAGGVVAVGKGVWI
- the glgA gene encoding glycogen synthase produces the protein MRVAMMTREYPPEVYGGAGVHVTELVAQLRELCEVDVHCMGAPRDGAFVAQPDPALRGANAALSTLSADLNMVNSAEQATVVHSHTWYAGMAGHLTALLYGIPHVLTAHSLEPLRPWKAEQLGGGYRVSSWVERTAIEAADAVIAVSSGMRDDVLRTYPALDPNRVHVVRNGIDTDVWYPTPPPPADGDSVLAELGVDLSRPIVAFVGRITRQKGVAHLVAAAHRFSPEVQLVLCAGAPDTPEIAAEVSAAVAELARARTGVFWVREMLPINKIREILSAATVFVCPSVYEPLGIVNLEAMACSTAVVASDVGGIPEVVADRQTGLLVHYDANDPRFFELRLADAVNSLVAEPETARAYGEAGRRRCIAEFSWAHIAEQTLEIYRKVST
- a CDS encoding DUF3117 domain-containing protein, with translation MAAMKPRTGDGPLEATKEGRGIVMRVPLEGGGRLVVELTPDEAAALGDELRAVTS
- a CDS encoding DNA-3-methyladenine glycosylase I; the protein is MSGTAEDGRIRCGWAVDGPGDTIYRDYHDTEWGRPLRDSGALFERISLEAFQSGLSWLTILRKRENFRAAFDGFDAAAVARYTDADVERLMADAGIVRNRAKILATISNARAVADLDVDLGELLWSFAPKARPRPADLDQVPAVTPESTAMAKELKRRGFKFVGPTTAYALMQATGMVDDHVVSCWVPVATQM
- a CDS encoding DivIVA domain-containing protein, which gives rise to MTLILLYLVVLVLVATVLFGLGSVIFGRGETLPPLPRGTTATVLPASGVTGADVDALKFAQVMRGYKTSEVDWVLDRLGRELDSVRGELAAVRAAYGVPDDDIADDLDEDDEEVSATAGELRTSEES
- a CDS encoding PepSY domain-containing protein, which translates into the protein MLGNSTPATAILRTAGAATVMAAVVACGGGESPTASSPEPQDGTTTAAPAAPAPTSVQPSAGDNSALLAAADTARGAVPDSTVYAIDSERNGTQWEVQVITADGVKHEAEISADGATILNGPIAKPDDPEDVAEHRNHLQAAKLDFRAAVDAVTKAVDGRITELGLDDRDGGTVVWEADVIDSSNALHDVSIDAATGAVVAKN